A single window of Jiangella alkaliphila DNA harbors:
- a CDS encoding alanyl-tRNA editing protein, translated as MRHDHHGRTHRLELDDQSLRTWDSTVLASDPEDGLVLDRSAFYPGGGGQPPDQGVLLWGGVQTRIVGVRPRDDLWLVPDPDDPLPPVGTQVRGAVDDDRRSLLMRTHSGLHVLRGVMARDFGVPVTGGNMEPGQARLDFDLAEVPAGFKESLTEKLNAEVAADRAIQVRVLPRAQAYALGPIVKTATDLLPPDLEDIRLVDVVGLDLQADGGTHVASTKQIGRIEVAKVENKGRGFRRIRLKLVD; from the coding sequence GTGCGACACGACCACCACGGCCGTACTCACCGGCTCGAGCTCGACGACCAATCGCTGCGGACCTGGGATTCCACGGTCCTCGCCAGCGACCCGGAGGACGGCCTGGTCCTCGACCGGTCCGCCTTCTACCCGGGCGGCGGCGGCCAGCCGCCGGACCAGGGGGTGCTGCTCTGGGGCGGCGTCCAGACCCGCATCGTCGGCGTCCGCCCGCGCGACGACCTCTGGCTGGTGCCCGACCCGGACGACCCGCTCCCGCCGGTCGGCACCCAGGTCCGCGGCGCCGTCGACGACGACCGGCGCAGCCTGCTCATGCGCACCCACTCCGGGCTGCACGTGCTACGCGGCGTCATGGCCCGCGACTTCGGCGTGCCGGTGACCGGCGGCAACATGGAGCCGGGCCAGGCCCGCCTCGACTTCGACCTCGCCGAGGTGCCGGCCGGGTTCAAGGAAAGCCTCACCGAGAAGCTCAACGCCGAGGTCGCCGCCGACCGCGCCATCCAGGTCCGCGTGCTGCCGCGCGCTCAGGCCTACGCCCTCGGCCCCATCGTCAAGACGGCGACCGACCTGCTCCCGCCCGACCTCGAGGACATCCGCCTCGTCGACGTCGTCGGGCTGGACCTCCAGGCCGACGGCGGCACCCACGTCGCGTCGACGAAGCAGATCGGCCGCATCGAGGTGGCGAAGGTCGAGAACAAGGGCCGCGGCTTCCGCCGCATCCGCCTCAAGCTCGTCGACTGA
- a CDS encoding DinB family protein → MTDADSVVPLDRVEPPLRAGEKDALVLRLDFLRETVVNKVAGLSTAQATTAPVPPSILTPAGIVRHLMGIERGWFALDFAVLPEVADSPGEQDDSGFDLAPGETLAALVRSYLAECARSNEVIATHSLDDIARGDGQEFDLRYAVIHLIEETGRHCGHLDLLREAIDGAVGE, encoded by the coding sequence ATGACCGACGCTGATTCGGTGGTACCGCTGGACCGCGTCGAGCCGCCGCTGCGGGCCGGTGAGAAGGACGCGCTGGTGCTGCGCCTGGACTTCCTGCGCGAGACCGTGGTCAACAAGGTGGCCGGGCTGAGCACGGCGCAGGCCACCACGGCGCCCGTCCCGCCGAGCATCCTCACCCCGGCCGGCATCGTCCGCCACCTCATGGGCATCGAGCGGGGGTGGTTCGCGCTGGACTTCGCCGTTCTTCCGGAGGTCGCCGACTCACCCGGCGAGCAGGACGACAGCGGCTTCGACCTCGCGCCCGGCGAGACACTGGCGGCCCTCGTCCGCAGCTATCTGGCCGAGTGCGCCCGCTCCAACGAGGTCATCGCCACCCACTCCCTCGACGACATCGCCCGCGGCGACGGCCAGGAGTTCGACCTGCGCTACGCCGTCATCCACCTCATCGAGGAGACCGGACGCCACTGCGGCCACCTCGACCTCCTCCGCGAAGCCATCGACGGCGCCGTCGGCGAGTGA
- a CDS encoding HAD-IA family hydrolase: MGLIDVLLLDLDGVVRHYDAAATEAIEKGAGLPPGKLHETVFEPRLLQSVVTGAITRAQWVDRVAAIVGPVAATAWATQRPSVDREVLGLVRRLRTEGLRVCLLTNGTDRVGAELAELRIAGDFDQVFNSAEIGVAKPDLRVFMHVLRVLGVDRSSVLFLDDSAANVRGASAVGMRAHLFTSASDLTDACKTYRLI, translated from the coding sequence ATGGGTCTGATCGACGTCCTCCTGCTCGACCTCGACGGCGTGGTGCGTCACTACGATGCGGCGGCGACGGAGGCGATCGAGAAGGGTGCCGGCCTGCCGCCGGGGAAACTGCACGAGACGGTGTTCGAGCCGCGGCTGCTCCAGTCTGTCGTCACCGGCGCCATCACCCGCGCCCAGTGGGTCGACCGCGTCGCCGCGATCGTCGGCCCCGTGGCGGCCACCGCCTGGGCGACGCAGCGTCCGTCCGTCGATCGCGAGGTGCTCGGCCTCGTGCGCCGGCTGCGGACAGAGGGCCTGCGGGTCTGCCTGCTCACCAACGGCACCGACCGCGTCGGCGCCGAACTGGCCGAGCTGCGCATCGCCGGCGACTTCGACCAGGTGTTCAACTCCGCGGAGATCGGCGTGGCCAAGCCGGACCTGCGGGTGTTCATGCACGTGCTGCGCGTCCTCGGCGTCGACCGGTCGTCGGTGCTGTTCCTCGACGACTCGGCGGCGAACGTGCGCGGCGCGTCGGCGGTGGGCATGCGAGCGCACCTGTTCACGTCGGCGAGCGACCTCACCGACGCGTGCAAGACCTATCGGCTGATCTGA
- a CDS encoding thiazole synthase has product MSTDPLVIAGVPLSSRLIMGTGGAPSLLGLEAALLESGTELTTVALRRVQAGGEGSVWELLQRNGIRALPNTAGCFSAVEAVMTAKLGREACETDWVKLEVIADDVTLLPDPVELVSAARQLVDDGFTVLPYTNDDPILARKLADAGCAAVMPLGAPIGTGLGILNPRNIAAIVADASVPVILDAGIGTASDAAQAMELGCDGVLLATAVTRAADPVRMARAMRLAVEAGRDAYRAGRIPRREDALASSPVDGRVNLDLAM; this is encoded by the coding sequence GTGTCCACCGACCCTCTCGTCATCGCCGGCGTGCCGTTGTCGTCACGGCTGATCATGGGCACCGGCGGCGCGCCCAGCCTGCTCGGGCTGGAGGCGGCGCTGCTGGAGTCGGGCACGGAGCTGACGACGGTCGCGCTGCGGCGGGTGCAGGCCGGCGGCGAGGGGTCGGTCTGGGAGCTGCTGCAGCGCAACGGCATCCGAGCCCTGCCGAACACCGCCGGCTGCTTCTCCGCGGTGGAGGCGGTGATGACGGCGAAGCTGGGCCGCGAGGCGTGCGAGACCGACTGGGTGAAGCTGGAGGTCATCGCCGACGACGTCACGCTGCTGCCCGACCCGGTCGAGCTGGTGTCGGCGGCCCGGCAGCTGGTCGACGACGGCTTCACCGTCCTGCCCTACACCAACGACGACCCGATCCTGGCCCGCAAGCTGGCCGACGCCGGCTGCGCGGCGGTGATGCCGCTGGGCGCGCCGATCGGAACCGGACTCGGCATCCTCAACCCGCGCAACATCGCCGCGATCGTCGCCGACGCGTCGGTGCCGGTGATCCTCGACGCCGGCATCGGCACGGCGTCCGACGCGGCCCAGGCGATGGAGCTCGGCTGCGACGGCGTCCTGCTCGCCACCGCGGTCACCCGCGCCGCCGACCCCGTCCGCATGGCTCGCGCGATGCGGCTGGCGGTCGAGGCCGGGCGCGACGCGTACCGGGCCGGCCGCATTCCGCGTCGCGAGGACGCGCTGGCGTCGTCGCCGGTAGACGGCCGGGTCAACCTGGATCTGGCGATGTGA
- the thiS gene encoding sulfur carrier protein ThiS: MTTVVTINGDVVAFDSGATLGDVVLRSMTKPDGTYSDSGIAVAVNQIVVPRAEWAGTTLQSDDKIEIITAVQGG, translated from the coding sequence ATGACCACAGTGGTCACGATCAACGGCGACGTCGTCGCGTTCGACTCGGGCGCGACGCTGGGCGACGTCGTCCTGCGGAGCATGACCAAGCCCGACGGCACGTACAGCGACAGCGGCATCGCCGTCGCCGTCAACCAGATCGTCGTGCCGCGCGCCGAATGGGCCGGCACGACGCTGCAGTCCGACGACAAGATCGAGATCATCACCGCCGTCCAAGGAGGCTGA